The Glycine max cultivar Williams 82 chromosome 12, Glycine_max_v4.0, whole genome shotgun sequence genome window below encodes:
- the LOC100797101 gene encoding 3beta-hydroxysteroid-dehydrogenase/decarboxylase, which produces MKAESEALVTKSNGTNGLLTCCICPSSIFGPGDSLLVPSLFDAARKGKSKFIIGDGNNVYDLTYVENVVHAHICVDRALVSKGPISEKATGEAYFITNMELMKFWEFMLVVVKGLGYECKTEKTNQYPSLQRHTFVKWWTQFDSSKADPEQVKVWFQSHPEFLKAANQETSVFLNQKSHLAAFLAGSKSKEVLAKNLKEVLQMLQQEEEGSSSKKEETSSAEEEEEDPFYQNEDDCFGICLD; this is translated from the exons ATGAAAGCCGAGAGTGAGGCATTGGTTACTAAATCTAATGGGACTAATGGGCTTCTAACATGTTGCATATGCCCCAGCAGCATTTTTGGGCCTGGTGATAGCCTGTTGGTGCCTTCCCTATTTGATGCTGCCAGAAAAGGGAAGTCTAAG TTCATTATTGGTGATGGAAATAATGTTTATGATTTGACATATGTTGAAAATGTGGTTCATGCCCATATATGTGTTGATCGAGCTCTAGTTTCAAAAGGAccaatttcagaaaaagctACAGGAGAG gcaTATTTCATAACAAATATGGAGCTTATGAAATTTTGGGAGTTCATGTTAGTGGTAGTGAAAGGTCTTGGATATGAATG CAAGACTGAAAAGACAAACCAATATCCATCACTACAAAGACACACATTTGTAAAATGGTGGACACAATTTGACTCATCCAAAGCAGATCCAGAACAAGTAAAAGTCTGGTTCCAATCCCATCCAGAATTCCTCAAAGCAGCTAATCAAGAAACTTCTGTGTTTTTGAACCAAAAGTCTCATCTGGCAGCATTTTTAGCAGGATCGAAATCAAAGGAGGTCCTAGCTAAAAATCTAAAGGAAGTTCTACAAATGTTACAGCAGGAAGAAGAAGGTTCATcctcaaagaaggaagaaacaagttctgctgaagaagaagaagaagaccccTTTTACCAAAACGAAGATGATTGTTTTGGTATCTgtttagattaa